One stretch of Vespula vulgaris chromosome 20, iyVesVulg1.1, whole genome shotgun sequence DNA includes these proteins:
- the LOC127070985 gene encoding uncharacterized protein LOC127070985, whose protein sequence is MEMRKIASESARDRRISIANAKSVESIKARLKLLEEKNVTMREKYRELLAEKENLKSCLDGEKSRNNELEQKITLLQVELMEKKTEITGKSNKRTEDEILNKMENSSSTTDIIATVERGVQNWSLCQGCQNKLENFTNGVPTVTITR, encoded by the exons ATGGAAATGAGGAAAATAGCGAGCGAATCGGCTCGAGATCGACGAATTTCAATCGCTAATGCAAAGTCCGTAGAAAGTATTAAAGCTAGATTGAAATTGCTCGAAGAGAAGAACGTTACGATGCGTGAGAAGTATCGTGAGCTTCttgcagaaaaagaaaatttgaaaagttg TCTTGACGGGgagaaaagtagaaacaaTGAGCTGGAGCAAAAAATAACTTTGTTGCAAGTAGAATTGATggagaagaaaacagaaattactggaaaatcgaataaacgaaCG GAAGACgaaattctaaataaaatggaaaatagcAGCTCGACGACCGATATCATTGCGACCGTAGAAAGGGGCGTACAGAATTGGTCTCTTTGTCAGGGATGTCAGAATAAATTGGAGAATTTTACAAACGGTGTACCTACGGTCACAATTACAAGGTAA